The Cyanobacteria bacterium GSL.Bin1 genome segment TTACAACTACACACTGACATAGAAAATACAGCAACAGCCGTTTTGCCTCTTGCCGATGATGATCTCTACACCTGTAGCTGGGGGCTAGGGCTGGCGAGTATGCAGCATGAAACCCAGTACAGTCGGTTATTCCGCAGTTAAGAGGGACTTTTAGACTGCCCTTGCTGCACCATAATTGCCACAGGGAGTCTTAATACCGTCTTTGCCAATTGCGATAGACCAAATTTCAATTGCAGCGATCGCGGTAAGGCTTGCCAACTTACACGAACAAAGCCAAAACGAGCATAAAACTGCGCCAGTCTTTTCCCTAAACATTCTAGATAAAGAGGCTGAGTCGCTTCTTCAATTAGGTGTTGGGTTAAAGCGGTTCCTAAGCCGCGATCGCGCCAAGGTTTTGCGACGACTAAACTGCCTAATTCCTGGGCGTTTTCAAAGCTGCGTAACTGTCCACAAGCAATCACTTTTTCCTTATATTCAATCACCCAAAATTGCTGCCAGCGCAACTGCGTCGGATCAAGCTTTGCACTCAGCACTAATTGGCGAATGCGCCACTGATCCTGGGCAGTGGCACGTCGAATCAGACATCCAGTGGGTAAAGAAGCAGAAGGAACTGTCATTTATGAACTCAACAATTTTTGCAGTGATTCGTCTTCTAATCCCATTTCTGCCATTGCCTCTTTGAGAGAGGAACGGAAACGATTGAGATCTGAGGCATAACCACAGAGTTGGGCAGCCGTAGCGATCCCTTTTGAGACGTTGGCTTTGGCACAGTTGATTAATTCTTCACCCGTGAGGGGATAATCTCCGGAAAGGAGTTTTGCTTTTGAGTCACCCCAAAATGCGCTCAACGTACAAGTTTGCTGATTGCCATCTGTTTTAATCGACCAACGATAGAGAATATCTGGCGATTGTGGATCAACTCCCACTTCCAGGAGTTTTGCCCCCATATAGTAGTTCATTTTCTTCAGTTCTTGTTGTCTGACTTCGAGGGGTTGGTCTTTTTTGATTGTACGTTCAAGATGAGCTTGCGTCGATTTCGGCATAACTGCAATTTTTTTGGGTTCGTTACCTGATCATGATTTAGTTTAGCCATTTCACAAATCTTCAACAAATGATTCAACAACGGTTAATCCTCATTACTCCCGTACTTTGGGATTGGATCAGAATCCGTTAAGATAAGAATTCGACCAGAGAAGAAACAGAAGGAGGAAGATGTAGTGGCTGAATTTGATTATGATCTAATCATTCTTGGTGCAGGAGTCGGTGGACACGGCGCAGCCCTTCATGCCGTCAAACGCGGACTCAAAACGGCCATCATTGAAGCAAAAGATATGGGAGGCACTTGTGTCAATCGCGGTTGCGTGCCCTCGAAAGCCCTACTCGCTGCATCTGGACGAGTCAGAGAATTACAAAATTCCCATCACCTAGAAAGTTTAGGAATTAATGTCGGCAACGTTAACTTTGATCGCGCTACGATTGCTAACCATGCCCAAAGCCTGGTAGAAAAAATTCGCGGGGATATGAGCAATAGCTTAGATCGCCTGAAAGTTGATACCATCAATGGCTGGGGCAAACTCGTTGCGCCGCAAAAAGTCAGTATCCTCACTGAAGAAGGGGAAAAAACAATTACGGGACGGGATATTATTCTCTCTCCCGGTTCAACGCCTTTCGTCCCCCCTGGTATTCAAATTGATGGTAAAACCGTTTATACCAGTGATGATGCGCTGAAATTAACCTCGATTCCTGATTGGATTGCGATTATCGGTAGTGGTTACATTGGCTTAGAATTTTCTGATATTTATTCGGCACTGGGATCAGAAATTACGATGATTGAGGCGCTCGATAATCTCATGCCAGGCTTTGATCGCGATATTGCTAAAATTGCCGAACGAGTGTTGATCAAACCCCGTGATATTGAAACCTACACCGCCACGCTAGCGAAAAGTGTCAAGCCTGGTTCTCCGGTTGTTATTGAACTAGCGGATGCCAAAACCAAGGAAGTAACCGAAGTTCTGGAAGTGGATGCGGCGTTAGTGGCAACGGGAAGAATTCCCGCCACGAAAAACATTGGCTTAGATAATCTGGGGGTAGAAACAGATCGTCGCGGTTTTATTCCGACGAACGACCATTTACAAGTCACTGTTAATGGTGAACCAGTTCCCAATTTATGGGCAATTGGCGATGCCACCGGCAAAATGATGTTAGCTCATACTGCTTCGGCACAAGGCATTTCTGCGGTTGAAAATATCTGTGGCGATGAACATATTGTCAATTATCGGGCGATTCCTGCGGCTGCCTTTACCCATCCCGAAATTAGTTATGTCGGGTTAACGGAAGATGCAGCAAAAGAATTAGGCAAAGAGGAAGGATTTAAAGTAAAATCGGTTCGCACCTACTTCAAAGCCAATTCTAAAGCCCTTGCAGAAGGAGAAGAAGATGGCGTCGCAAAAATTATCTATCGTCAAGATACCGGAGAATTACTCGGGGCACATATTATTGGGATGCACGCTTCCGATTTAATTCAAGAAGCAGCCAACGCGATCGCGTCGGGTCAACCGGTACAAAACTTAGCCTTTAATGTCCACACCCATCCCACCCTTTCTGAAGTGTTAGATGAAGCGTTCAAACGAGCAGAAGTTAAGGCTTAATGATTTTTCCGTGGGATGTCTTGATGTTTTTCTTCGCAGCCAGTCGTGCTAGTCTAGTCTTAGACTAGCCTAAATTTAATCACACCGTTATGAAAACAGTTGGCGCCTATGAAGCAAAAACTCATTTGCCTAAGTTATTAGATGAAGTGGCTGCGGGAGAACAAATTACAATTACTAAACACGGGCATCCTGTTGCTCTGCTAACCCCCCTTCCCAAACCAACCTCTCCTGATGTCTCCACTGTGATTCAAGGATTACGGACTTTACGTCGTGAAATGACATTAGCCGGATTATCAGTCCGACAAATGATTGAAGAAGGGAGACGGTTTTGACTCGTTTTGTTTTAGATTGCTCGGTTGCATTAAGCTGGTGTTTTGAAGATGAAAGCGATCCTTATGCTGATCGGGTCCTTGATTCTTTACAAGAGACAAGCGCGATCGTTCCGCAATTGTGGACGTTAGAAGTAACAAATGTTCTGTTAGTTGCAGAGCGTCGTTTCCGTATCACCCGCGCGCAAACGGGAAGATTAGTGGCGTTACTTCAAGCTTTACCGATTAACACGGATGAGCAAACAGCAATTCGTGCCCTAGAAAGCACTCTTGCCATTGGAAGAATGGAAATGCTCTCCGCCTACGATGCGTCATATCTAGAACTTGCGATCCGTGAGGGACTTCCCCTAGCAACTCTTGATCGTCAATTAGCACAAGCGGCTAGTAACTGCGGTGTTTCTCCGTATTTAATTTAGACAACAATCTGATTAGTCATATTCTGAAAAATTTCTATTGGTAATGCAAATTAGAAGACGACCTCCAAACCCCGCCGTTAATGTTGATACGGTTCGCTACCAAGTGGCATTTCCGAATGATGAACCGCAAAATATTCTCGAAAAAATTGTTTGGCAAAAAGAGAAAGAAGTGGATCGCCAACGGGAAAAACTTCCCTTTCTCCAGTTAGGAAAACAAGTTAAAGAAAATGCTCCACCAGTACGAGATTTTTTGGGGGCTTTGCAGCATGGAAACCGAAATCCCGCATTGATTGCAGAAGTGAAAAAAGCTTCTCCCAGTAAAGGAGTGATTCGAGACAATTTCGATCCGATTGCGTTAGCCAAAACCTATGAGCAAGCAGGGGCAAGTTGTTTGTCGGTTCTCACTGATGTGGAATTTTTTCAGGGGAGTTTTGAAAATTTAGGCTTAGCTAGAGAGGCAGTTAATCTACCCGTTTTATGTAAGGAATTTATTATTTATCCTTACCAAATTTATCAAGCCCGGCTTGTGGGTGCGGATGCCATCTTATTAATTGTTGCCATCTTAAATGATCAAGATTTGAACTATTTTGTCAAGATTATTAATAGTTTAGGCATGACCCCGTTAGTGGAAGTCCATACTTTAGAAGAGCTCGATCGCGCCCTGAATATAGATGGCATTACCGTGATTGGCATTAATAACCGCAACTTAGAAGACTTCTCTGTCAATCTGCAAACAACGACGACCTTAATTGAGCAACGCCAAGAACAATTAAACCGCAAAGGCATTACCCTCGTTAGTGAATCCGGTTTGCATACCGCTGAAGATCTCAGAAGGGTAGAGCAAGCAGGGGCAAGTGCCGTGTTGATTGGAGAATCCCTACTCGTGAAACCTAATCCTAGCGATGCTATCAGCGCCCTGTATAATTGGTAGGATATAGCAAACCACTTCCCATAACTTGCTCAGTTAACCCTTGGTGTGCCTCCTCTCAAACGTTTATGGAACCGTTACCTCTTCCCTCTCACATCCATTACGAGTTACTGCTACAACTCTTAGAACGACAAACCATCACTGCCACTTATTCTCACCCCACCTTACGGGATCAAACACGACAGCTGATCGTCACCTTGCGTAAGGCACTCGCTCAACAAAAACAAATTGAGGCCATTTGTGAGCAAACCCAGTACCCATTTGATTATCGCTGGTCGCTGAATCCTGACCCGAAACCAGTGCAATCATTCAGCTGTGATCAATAAGGTGAGATAATATAACCCGCTAACTCCAACCGCTTTTCTCAATTGCCTCCTCACTCAAAGTTAGAGCAGGCGTTGGCATTGAATTCCAAGTTCTGCTTTCATGCTGAGACACCTCAAGTTTTAGAAAGTTGCGCTGAAAGATAACGGAAGGAAGCTTTGCACCGATTACTAGATACAAAGGAGATGCTATGGAAAATAAAGATTTACTTATGATTCCGGGACCCACACCGGTACCGGAGAAGGTTTTACTCGCCCAAGCTAAACACCCCATCGGTCATCGTAGCCCAGAATTTAGCGAAATCATTGGTGAAATTAACGAAAACCTAAAATGGCTTCATCAGACCCAACAAGATGTTTTAACGCTTACTGTCAGTGGCACAGGGGCAATGGAAGCTGGTATTATTAACTTCCTTAGTCCTGGCGATCGCGTTATTGTTGCCTGTAATGGCAAATTTGGCGAACGCTGG includes the following:
- a CDS encoding GNAT family N-acetyltransferase, producing MTVPSASLPTGCLIRRATAQDQWRIRQLVLSAKLDPTQLRWQQFWVIEYKEKVIACGQLRSFENAQELGSLVVAKPWRDRGLGTALTQHLIEEATQPLYLECLGKRLAQFYARFGFVRVSWQALPRSLQLKFGLSQLAKTVLRLPVAIMVQQGQSKSPS
- the lpdA gene encoding dihydrolipoyl dehydrogenase, with the protein product MAEFDYDLIILGAGVGGHGAALHAVKRGLKTAIIEAKDMGGTCVNRGCVPSKALLAASGRVRELQNSHHLESLGINVGNVNFDRATIANHAQSLVEKIRGDMSNSLDRLKVDTINGWGKLVAPQKVSILTEEGEKTITGRDIILSPGSTPFVPPGIQIDGKTVYTSDDALKLTSIPDWIAIIGSGYIGLEFSDIYSALGSEITMIEALDNLMPGFDRDIAKIAERVLIKPRDIETYTATLAKSVKPGSPVVIELADAKTKEVTEVLEVDAALVATGRIPATKNIGLDNLGVETDRRGFIPTNDHLQVTVNGEPVPNLWAIGDATGKMMLAHTASAQGISAVENICGDEHIVNYRAIPAAAFTHPEISYVGLTEDAAKELGKEEGFKVKSVRTYFKANSKALAEGEEDGVAKIIYRQDTGELLGAHIIGMHASDLIQEAANAIASGQPVQNLAFNVHTHPTLSEVLDEAFKRAEVKA
- a CDS encoding type II toxin-antitoxin system prevent-host-death family antitoxin, encoding MKTVGAYEAKTHLPKLLDEVAAGEQITITKHGHPVALLTPLPKPTSPDVSTVIQGLRTLRREMTLAGLSVRQMIEEGRRF
- a CDS encoding PIN domain-containing protein, producing MTRFVLDCSVALSWCFEDESDPYADRVLDSLQETSAIVPQLWTLEVTNVLLVAERRFRITRAQTGRLVALLQALPINTDEQTAIRALESTLAIGRMEMLSAYDASYLELAIREGLPLATLDRQLAQAASNCGVSPYLI
- the trpC gene encoding indole-3-glycerol phosphate synthase TrpC: MQIRRRPPNPAVNVDTVRYQVAFPNDEPQNILEKIVWQKEKEVDRQREKLPFLQLGKQVKENAPPVRDFLGALQHGNRNPALIAEVKKASPSKGVIRDNFDPIALAKTYEQAGASCLSVLTDVEFFQGSFENLGLAREAVNLPVLCKEFIIYPYQIYQARLVGADAILLIVAILNDQDLNYFVKIINSLGMTPLVEVHTLEELDRALNIDGITVIGINNRNLEDFSVNLQTTTTLIEQRQEQLNRKGITLVSESGLHTAEDLRRVEQAGASAVLIGESLLVKPNPSDAISALYNW